The Trichomycterus rosablanca isolate fTriRos1 chromosome 22, fTriRos1.hap1, whole genome shotgun sequence genome has a window encoding:
- the ankrd40 gene encoding ankyrin repeat domain-containing protein 40, which translates to MSTSSLDKELQERLREASAIGDLDEVRTLVESGVNINSQNEINGWTCLHWACKRNHKHIVAYLLNSGADKEILTAKDELAAQLTSKPEIKRLLGVEVEDEPEVKEAELPIIPNYLSNPPFLFGKMNKNDLSVAQHISQNGTSDHSEAAQSEPATLSPTQEQQPQQRLYSDSQSQQSLSYVPVVESNSHLNGSLSMDVSSEVHHNNHNEYNHNHSIAQNGPVCPTLPSASAGSNPTITRQQSLPQQINCSQPGGSMPAFQPFFFTSTFPVNVRELVLKVRIQNPHARENDFIEVELDRQELTYRALLRVCCRELDISAEHVEKIRKLPNTMLRKDKDVARLQDFQELEVVLEKAEGLSLFSGGPGGLTDRPCYNMKASRLTY; encoded by the exons ATGTCCACGTCGTCTTTGGATAAAGAACTCCAGGAGAGATTAAGAGAGGCGAGTGCTATCGGAGACCTGGATGAAGTGCGGACGCTGGTGGAGAGCGGAGTAAACATCAACTCCCAAAATGAAATCAATGGCTG GACCTGCTTACACTGGGCATGCAAGAGAAACCACAAACACATCGTGGCATATCTACTGAACTCCGGTGCTGACAAAGAAATTCTCACTGCGAAAGATGAGTTAGCTGCTCAGCTGACGTCCAAACCTGAGATTAAAAGATTGCTCGGAG TGGAGGTGGAAGATGAGCCTGAGGTGAAGGAAGCAGAGCTGCCGATAATTCCAAACTATCTCTCCAACCCACCTTTCCTGTTTGGCAAGATGAATAAAAACGACCTGAGCGTAGCACAACACATTTCCCAGAATGGCACCAGCGACCATTCGGAGGCTGCACAGTCAGAGCCGGCAACTTTGTCCCCCACACAGGAGCAGCAACCACAACAGCGCCTTTACTCAGACAGCCAAAGCCAGCAATCGCTGTCGTACGTGCCTGTGGTGGAGTCAAACAGCCATCTTAATGGGTCCCTGTCCATGGACGTGTCCTCGGAGGTGCACCACAACAACCACAACGAATACAACCACAATCATTCTATTGCTCAGAACGGCCCCGTTTGCCCCACACTTCCCTCCGCAAGTGCAGGATCCAACCCTACGATCACGCGACAGCAGTCCCTTCCTCAGCAGATAAACTGCTCACAGCCTGGGGGCTCTATGCCAGCCTTCCAGCCCTTCTTCTTTACCAGCACCTTTCCTGTGAATGTGCGCG AGCTGGTTCTGAAAGTGCGCATCCAGAACCCACATGCCAGAGAGAACGATTTTATCGAGGTGGAGCTGGACAGGCAGGAGCTGACATATCGTGCGCTGTTGCGCGTCTGCTGCCGCGAGCTGGATATAAGTGCCGAGCACGTGGAGAAAATCCGCAAGCTCCCAAACACTATGCTCAGAaag GACAAAGATGTGGCTCGGCTGCAGGATTTCCAGGAACTGGAGGTGGTGTTGGAGAAAGCAGAAGGTTTGTCTCTGTTCTCTGGAGGCCCGGGAGGACTGACCGACAGACCCTGCTACAACATGAAGGCCTCAAGACTGACCTATTAG